Proteins encoded by one window of Nocardia goodfellowii:
- a CDS encoding acylphosphatase, translating to MDAVRLSAWVHGTVQGVGFRWWTRSRALELGLTGYARNARDGRVHVIAEGPRAAGEKLLGLLRSGQTPGRVSLVVESWEPARGDMSGFEER from the coding sequence ATGGACGCGGTTCGGCTGAGCGCGTGGGTGCACGGCACGGTGCAGGGCGTCGGGTTCCGCTGGTGGACCCGCTCCCGCGCACTGGAACTCGGCCTGACCGGGTACGCCCGCAACGCGCGTGACGGACGGGTGCACGTGATCGCCGAGGGTCCGCGCGCGGCCGGGGAGAAGTTGCTCGGGCTGTTGCGTTCCGGTCAAACTCCTGGCCGGGTCAGCTTGGTTGTGGAAAGCTGGGAGCCCGCGCGGGGTGATATGTCCGGGTTCGAGGAGCGGTAG
- a CDS encoding glutathionylspermidine synthase family protein: MRRVRGTPRPGWQQIIEEQGLVYGAPGRDASGQPRPYWDESVHYEFDMDEILALEADVELLHSMCLHAVEQVILTERFRDFGLPEWTWEPITESWRRNDPYVYGRFDLRYDARRPAKLLEYNADTPTSLLEAAIIQWHWLTARYPGDDQWNSLHEKLVERWSSLRDTLPSAHLHFAWSAADGSGEDNVTTAYMQETAAEAGFDTIALPIEEVGFDLELERFVDLAEAPIEAIFKLYPWEWVLDDDFGKRVIASLPATMWVEPLWKTLLSNKAILAVLWEMYPGHPNLLPAYLDQPNELTEYIRKPKLGREGANMTIVGAGMETATGGVYGAEGFVYQLLDPLPEFDDMRPVLGAWMVGDSSAGLGIRETAGLITDDGAAFVPHRIPTT; the protein is encoded by the coding sequence ATGCGGCGCGTCCGTGGTACGCCCCGGCCCGGCTGGCAGCAGATCATCGAGGAACAGGGTCTCGTCTACGGTGCGCCCGGCCGGGATGCCAGCGGGCAGCCCCGTCCGTATTGGGACGAGTCGGTGCACTACGAGTTCGACATGGACGAAATCCTCGCGCTGGAAGCGGATGTCGAACTGCTGCACTCCATGTGCCTGCATGCCGTCGAGCAGGTGATCCTCACCGAACGGTTCCGGGATTTCGGTCTGCCCGAATGGACTTGGGAGCCGATCACCGAATCCTGGCGGCGCAACGATCCTTACGTGTACGGACGGTTCGATCTGCGCTACGACGCGCGCCGGCCCGCGAAACTGCTGGAGTACAACGCGGATACGCCGACGTCACTGCTGGAAGCCGCGATCATCCAGTGGCACTGGCTGACTGCGCGATATCCCGGTGACGATCAATGGAATTCGTTGCACGAGAAGCTGGTCGAGCGGTGGTCTTCGCTGCGGGACACGCTGCCGTCCGCGCATCTGCATTTCGCCTGGTCCGCCGCGGACGGGTCCGGCGAGGACAACGTCACCACGGCCTATATGCAGGAGACCGCGGCCGAGGCCGGGTTCGACACCATCGCGCTGCCCATCGAGGAGGTCGGCTTCGACCTCGAGCTGGAGCGTTTCGTGGATCTGGCGGAGGCGCCGATCGAAGCGATCTTCAAGCTGTACCCGTGGGAGTGGGTGCTCGACGACGACTTCGGTAAACGGGTGATCGCGAGTCTGCCCGCGACCATGTGGGTCGAGCCGCTGTGGAAGACGCTGCTGAGCAACAAGGCGATCCTGGCGGTGCTGTGGGAGATGTACCCCGGGCACCCGAACCTGTTGCCCGCCTACCTCGATCAGCCCAACGAGCTCACCGAGTACATCCGCAAACCGAAACTCGGTCGCGAGGGCGCCAATATGACCATCGTCGGCGCGGGCATGGAGACCGCGACCGGCGGCGTGTACGGCGCCGAAGGGTTCGTCTACCAGTTGCTCGATCCGCTACCGGAATTCGACGATATGCGACCGGTCCTCGGCGCCTGGATGGTCGGGGACAGCTCCGCGGGCCTCGGTATCCGGGAAACCGCGGGCCTGATCACCGACGACGGCGCCGCCTTCGTCCCGCACCGTATCCCCACCACCTGA
- a CDS encoding DUF350 domain-containing protein, with translation MTILALEQDYWRLLGEGVGAIILYAIIGLVLMLIGFYAIDLTTPGRLRGLVAEGKPNAIVVTAAGLISMAFIVVVAIYTSGGDLLEGLIASTVFGLIGIAAQVISVRVLERAVGIHIGNALHADTFTPASLVVAAAHFALGLVVAFAVF, from the coding sequence ATGACCATACTTGCCCTCGAGCAGGATTACTGGCGCCTGCTCGGCGAAGGCGTCGGGGCCATCATCCTGTACGCCATCATCGGCCTGGTGCTGATGCTGATCGGTTTCTATGCCATCGATCTCACCACGCCGGGCCGGCTGCGCGGCCTGGTCGCCGAGGGCAAGCCCAACGCCATCGTCGTCACCGCCGCGGGCCTGATCAGCATGGCGTTCATCGTCGTGGTCGCCATCTACACCTCCGGCGGCGACCTGCTGGAGGGGCTCATCGCCTCGACCGTCTTCGGCCTCATCGGCATTGCCGCCCAGGTCATTTCGGTGCGGGTGCTGGAGCGTGCCGTCGGCATCCATATCGGCAACGCGCTGCACGCGGATACTTTCACCCCCGCTTCCCTCGTCGTCGCGGCGGCCCATTTCGCTCTGGGTCTGGTAGTTGCCTTCGCGGTCTTCTGA
- a CDS encoding endonuclease/exonuclease/phosphatase family protein produces MRSRPVRAGTELLAWIATVAGATGIALHFSRSSARLLVLAASVAPYLMCSAVVAAVTFTVLRRRSGAAAAVIVAALGVWTQVPLYAGDSGAGSGPELTVMQANLLFEGADPRALVEEVRARRVTILTVNELTPAALGELTLAGLDHLLPHRYVSPGRTATGTGIYSAYPLTDTVEYDGYVLNQLSATATVPGAGPVTVYAFHPVPPIYGTDVWSDELSRLRAILDRAPGDRPAIAGGDFNATFDHSQFRAMLSGRFHDAAEQSGAGHLVTYPTDKAFPPLIGIDHILLAGAHATRVATVALPGADHRALVADLRLASAVQPRQ; encoded by the coding sequence GTGCGTTCGCGGCCGGTGCGCGCCGGCACCGAACTGCTCGCCTGGATCGCGACGGTCGCGGGTGCGACCGGGATCGCGCTGCACTTCAGCCGGTCATCGGCGCGCCTGCTGGTCTTGGCGGCGTCCGTCGCGCCCTATCTGATGTGCTCGGCAGTTGTTGCGGCCGTGACCTTTACGGTTCTGCGGCGCCGGTCGGGTGCGGCGGCGGCGGTTATCGTTGCGGCGCTGGGGGTGTGGACTCAAGTACCGCTGTACGCCGGTGACTCGGGCGCGGGCAGCGGTCCCGAGTTGACCGTCATGCAGGCCAACCTGCTGTTCGAGGGCGCCGACCCGCGGGCGCTGGTCGAGGAGGTCCGCGCCCGGCGCGTCACCATCCTGACCGTCAACGAGCTCACCCCCGCGGCCCTCGGCGAACTCACCCTGGCGGGCCTGGATCACCTGCTGCCGCACCGCTATGTCTCCCCGGGCAGAACCGCGACCGGCACCGGCATCTACAGCGCCTATCCGCTCACCGACACGGTCGAATACGACGGCTACGTCCTGAACCAGCTCTCCGCCACCGCGACCGTTCCGGGCGCGGGTCCGGTCACCGTATACGCTTTCCACCCGGTCCCGCCGATCTACGGCACCGACGTTTGGTCCGACGAACTGTCCCGCCTGCGCGCGATCCTCGACCGCGCTCCGGGCGACCGCCCGGCCATCGCGGGCGGCGACTTCAACGCCACCTTCGACCACTCCCAGTTCCGGGCCATGCTTTCCGGCCGTTTCCACGACGCCGCCGAACAGTCCGGCGCCGGCCACCTGGTCACCTACCCCACCGACAAGGCCTTTCCGCCCCTGATCGGCATCGACCACATCCTGCTCGCCGGCGCGCACGCCACCAGGGTGGCGACCGTCGCCCTGCCGGGTGCCGACCATCGCGCCTTGGTCGCGGACCTCCGTCTGGCTTCCGCTGTCCAGCCCCGGCAATGA
- a CDS encoding MBL fold metallo-hydrolase, whose protein sequence is MTARVDRVVTSGTFSLDGGTWDVDNNIWLIGDDTEVLIVDAAHDTEPIVDAVGDRQVLGILCTHAHNDHITVAPHLSRHFDAPVFLHPADDVLWRMTHPDVDYRSLADTQRITLAGIDIDILHTPGHSPGSVSLHAPDLAALFTGDTLFSGGPGATGRSYSDFDTIIDSIRDRLLTLPVETTVHTGHGDTTTIAAEKPSLSDWIARGH, encoded by the coding sequence GTGACCGCCCGGGTCGACCGCGTCGTCACCTCCGGCACCTTCTCCCTCGACGGCGGCACCTGGGATGTCGACAACAACATCTGGCTGATCGGCGACGACACCGAAGTTCTCATCGTCGACGCCGCGCACGACACCGAACCCATCGTCGACGCCGTCGGCGATCGGCAGGTGCTCGGCATCCTGTGCACCCATGCCCACAACGACCACATCACCGTCGCCCCGCACCTGTCCCGCCACTTCGACGCGCCCGTCTTCCTGCACCCGGCGGACGACGTGCTCTGGCGCATGACCCACCCCGACGTCGACTACCGATCACTGGCGGACACACAACGAATCACCCTGGCGGGCATCGACATCGACATCCTGCACACCCCCGGGCACTCGCCCGGCTCGGTCTCGCTGCACGCCCCCGACCTCGCCGCGCTGTTCACCGGCGACACCTTGTTCTCCGGCGGCCCGGGCGCCACCGGCCGCTCCTACTCCGACTTCGACACCATCATCGACTCGATCCGCGACCGGCTGCTCACGCTGCCGGTGGAAACAACGGTCCATACCGGCCACGGTGACACCACCACCATTGCCGCCGAAAAGCCTTCCCTGTCCGACTGGATAGCCCGCGGTCACTGA
- a CDS encoding S-(hydroxymethyl)mycothiol dehydrogenase → MSETVRGVIARGKGAPVELVDIVIPDPGPHDVVVRVQACGVCHTDLHYREGGINDEFPFLLGHEAAGVVETVGSAVTHVAAGDFVVLNWRAICGECRACQRGRPWYCFDSSNASRKMTLTDGTELSPALGIGAFADKTLVHERQCTKVAPGTDPAVAGLLGCGVMAGIGAAMNTGNVSRGDTVAVIGCGGVGDAAIVGARLAGARTIIAIDRDARKLEWAKDFGATDTIDASTEDVVERIQELTGGFGADVVIEAVGRPETWKQAFYGRDLAGTVVLVGVPTPDMTLEMPLIDLFSRGGALKSSWYGDCLPERDFPMLIDLYRQGRLPLERFVSERIALDEVEKAFHAMHTGDVLRSVVVW, encoded by the coding sequence GTGTCCGAGACCGTGCGCGGTGTCATTGCCCGCGGCAAAGGCGCCCCCGTCGAACTCGTCGATATCGTCATCCCCGATCCCGGGCCGCACGATGTCGTGGTGCGGGTCCAGGCCTGCGGTGTTTGCCACACCGACCTGCACTACCGCGAGGGCGGCATCAACGACGAGTTCCCGTTCCTGCTCGGGCACGAGGCGGCGGGCGTCGTGGAGACCGTGGGCAGCGCGGTCACCCACGTCGCCGCCGGCGATTTCGTGGTGCTGAACTGGCGCGCGATCTGCGGCGAGTGCCGGGCCTGTCAGCGCGGCCGTCCCTGGTACTGCTTCGACTCCAGCAACGCCAGCCGGAAGATGACCCTCACCGACGGCACCGAGCTCAGCCCGGCCCTCGGTATCGGCGCGTTCGCCGACAAGACCCTCGTGCACGAAAGGCAGTGCACCAAAGTAGCTCCCGGCACCGACCCGGCGGTGGCCGGACTGCTCGGGTGTGGCGTGATGGCCGGTATCGGCGCGGCCATGAACACCGGAAATGTCTCGCGCGGCGACACTGTGGCGGTCATCGGCTGCGGCGGTGTCGGCGACGCGGCCATCGTCGGCGCTCGCCTCGCCGGCGCCCGCACCATCATCGCCATCGACCGCGATGCCCGGAAACTGGAGTGGGCCAAGGATTTCGGCGCCACCGACACCATCGACGCGAGTACCGAGGATGTGGTCGAGCGCATCCAGGAGCTCACCGGCGGCTTCGGCGCGGATGTCGTCATCGAAGCGGTGGGCCGCCCGGAAACCTGGAAACAGGCCTTCTACGGCCGCGACCTCGCCGGGACCGTGGTCCTGGTCGGCGTCCCGACCCCCGACATGACCCTGGAGATGCCGCTGATCGATCTGTTCTCCCGGGGCGGCGCCCTGAAGTCCTCCTGGTACGGCGACTGCCTCCCCGAACGCGACTTCCCCATGCTCATCGACCTGTACCGCCAGGGTCGTCTTCCGCTGGAGCGCTTCGTCTCCGAGCGCATCGCACTGGACGAGGTGGAAAAAGCCTTCCACGCCATGCACACCGGCGATGTGCTGCGCTCGGTGGTGGTCTGGTGA
- a CDS encoding DUF1707 SHOCT-like domain-containing protein gives MDITTGTRASDAERDDVVRLLGRHLADGRLDLAEYDKRVAQVYATTTREDLGAVLTDLPKLSKETPGGFTKAAAARRFPIWQRIEASSWLGVSILVLVIWAAISIGVGELTYFWPVWVIGPWGAVLAFRVLTGFESGKRHC, from the coding sequence ATGGACATCACCACCGGCACCCGCGCCTCAGACGCCGAACGCGACGATGTGGTGCGCCTGCTCGGCCGGCATCTGGCCGACGGCCGCCTCGATCTGGCCGAATACGACAAGCGAGTTGCCCAGGTCTACGCGACCACCACGCGCGAAGACCTCGGTGCGGTGCTCACCGACCTGCCGAAACTGTCCAAGGAAACCCCCGGCGGCTTCACCAAAGCCGCTGCTGCGCGCCGATTCCCGATCTGGCAGCGGATCGAGGCGAGCTCCTGGCTCGGCGTCAGCATCCTGGTGCTGGTGATCTGGGCCGCCATCTCGATCGGCGTCGGCGAACTCACCTATTTCTGGCCGGTGTGGGTCATCGGCCCGTGGGGCGCGGTCCTGGCCTTCCGGGTGCTCACCGGCTTCGAATCCGGCAAACGACACTGCTGA
- the smc gene encoding chromosome segregation protein SMC: protein MHLKSLTLKGFKSFASATTLRFEPGITCVVGPNGSGKSNVVDALTWVMGEQGAKALRGGKMQDVIFAGTSGRAALGRAEVTLTIDNSDGALPIDYAEVSITRRMFRDGAGEYEINGSSCRLMDVQELLSDSGIGREMHVIVGQGQLSAILESRPEDRRAFVEEAAGVLKHRKRKEKAVRKLEAMQANLARLTDLTTELRRQLKPLGRQAEVARRAQTVQADLRDARLRLAADDLVTRRRELESQQSKEAYAREQHITVQSELDAANAVLAQQEFQLSRLTPSAEAAAQTWFQLSALAERVNATIRIAGDRARHLDTEVQVGTGRDPEQLEAEAARVEAEEAELREAVEMATETLEAAREALAEREYAAKAAEQAHLAAVRAIADRREGLARLSGQVDTLRTKAQSMDADIARLTVAITEARQRGEAAQAEFDSVQGELDELDAGEAGLDAQHEHAVQALELADQRVRELREQDRDAGRLVASLSARIEALSMGLARRDGAAWLVENQTQGLLGPLSGLLRVHSGFEAAVAATLGPLADAVAADSADHAHAAVRSLKEADGGRVALVFGADEAGATPEGALPGSARWLAEVVDCPDSVRGAIAALTAGVVVVEDLSAATELLRVRPELRVVTREGDLTGTGWILGGSDRAPSQLEIQADIDAAKADLIGAQRHAEELEAALSGALDEQSDRKDAVDQALLALHESDQALMTIYDRLGRLGQAARAAAGDSERLLRQRSAAEAGRAESLTALAELEDRLRAVEVEQDDSEMASAGTESAGREREEAAAALAEARSMEVEARLAVRTAEERAESVRGKADSLRRAARAEREARARAERAHAARRQAAEVAAAVAESGARIAAELEKVVAEASARRDELVRRRTEAAAQVEQIKERVRVLGTQLAQLTDAVHRDEVAKAQAALRIEQLEANISEQFGIALNDLIEEYGPDVPLPASDLEWQEYDQARERGEQVTPPTAMPYDRATQERRAKRAEKDLATLGKVNPLALEEFAALEERYNFLSTQLEDVKSARKDLLDVVAEVDARILQVFTEAYEDVEREFVGVFAKLFPGGEGRLVLTDPTDMLTTGIEVEARPPGKKVKRLSLLSGGEKSLTAVALLVAIFRARPSPFYVMDEVEAALDDTNLRRLIGLFEQLREKSQLIVITHQKPTMEIADALYGVSMRGDGITQVISQRMRGQNLVGAAAN, encoded by the coding sequence TTGCATTTGAAGAGTCTGACGTTGAAGGGATTCAAGTCCTTCGCGTCCGCGACGACCCTGCGGTTCGAACCCGGCATCACCTGCGTGGTCGGTCCCAACGGCTCCGGCAAATCGAATGTCGTCGACGCGCTCACCTGGGTGATGGGCGAGCAGGGGGCGAAAGCGCTGCGCGGCGGCAAGATGCAAGACGTCATCTTCGCGGGCACCTCCGGCCGGGCCGCGCTGGGACGCGCCGAGGTGACGCTGACCATCGACAACTCCGACGGCGCGCTGCCCATCGACTACGCGGAAGTATCGATCACCCGGCGGATGTTCCGCGACGGCGCGGGTGAGTACGAAATCAACGGCAGCAGCTGCCGTTTGATGGACGTGCAGGAACTGCTCAGCGACTCCGGAATCGGCCGGGAGATGCACGTCATCGTGGGTCAGGGTCAGCTCTCGGCGATTCTGGAATCGCGGCCGGAGGACCGGCGCGCGTTCGTCGAGGAAGCCGCCGGCGTGCTCAAGCACCGCAAGCGCAAAGAAAAGGCGGTGCGCAAACTCGAGGCGATGCAGGCCAATCTGGCCCGCCTGACCGATCTCACCACCGAATTGCGCCGTCAGCTCAAGCCGCTGGGCCGGCAGGCCGAGGTGGCGCGCCGGGCGCAGACCGTGCAGGCCGACCTGCGCGACGCCCGATTGCGGCTGGCCGCCGACGATCTGGTGACGCGGCGCCGGGAGCTGGAGAGCCAGCAGAGTAAAGAGGCCTACGCGCGGGAGCAGCACATCACGGTGCAGTCCGAGCTGGATGCCGCCAATGCCGTGCTGGCGCAACAAGAATTCCAGCTGTCGCGGTTGACGCCGAGCGCGGAGGCGGCGGCCCAGACCTGGTTCCAATTGTCGGCGCTGGCCGAACGGGTGAACGCCACCATCCGGATCGCCGGTGACCGGGCGCGTCATCTGGATACCGAGGTGCAGGTCGGCACCGGGCGCGATCCGGAGCAGCTCGAAGCCGAGGCCGCGCGGGTGGAAGCCGAGGAAGCCGAACTGCGGGAGGCCGTGGAGATGGCGACCGAAACGCTGGAGGCCGCGCGCGAGGCGCTGGCCGAGCGTGAGTACGCCGCGAAGGCCGCCGAGCAGGCGCATCTGGCCGCGGTGCGGGCCATCGCCGACCGTCGTGAGGGCTTGGCGCGGCTGTCGGGTCAGGTCGATACCTTGCGTACCAAAGCGCAGTCGATGGACGCGGACATCGCGCGGCTGACGGTGGCGATCACCGAGGCGCGGCAGCGCGGGGAGGCGGCGCAGGCCGAATTCGACTCGGTGCAGGGTGAACTCGACGAACTCGACGCCGGCGAGGCAGGCCTCGACGCGCAGCACGAACACGCGGTGCAGGCGCTGGAGTTGGCCGATCAGCGCGTGCGGGAACTGCGCGAGCAGGATCGTGACGCCGGTCGGCTGGTCGCCTCGCTGAGTGCGCGGATCGAAGCGTTGAGCATGGGGCTGGCGCGCCGGGACGGTGCGGCCTGGCTGGTGGAGAACCAGACCCAGGGTTTGTTGGGTCCGCTCTCCGGTCTGCTGCGGGTGCACAGCGGATTCGAAGCGGCCGTGGCCGCGACGCTCGGCCCGCTGGCGGACGCGGTCGCCGCCGACAGCGCCGACCACGCGCATGCCGCGGTGCGCTCGTTGAAGGAAGCCGACGGCGGCCGGGTCGCGCTGGTCTTCGGTGCGGACGAAGCCGGAGCGACGCCTGAGGGCGCGCTGCCGGGGTCGGCGCGCTGGCTGGCCGAGGTCGTGGACTGCCCGGATTCGGTGCGCGGCGCCATCGCGGCGTTGACCGCGGGCGTGGTCGTGGTCGAAGACCTTTCCGCCGCAACCGAACTGCTTCGGGTCCGTCCGGAGTTGCGTGTCGTCACCCGCGAGGGCGACCTCACCGGCACCGGCTGGATCCTCGGTGGCTCCGATCGCGCGCCCAGCCAACTGGAGATCCAAGCCGATATCGACGCCGCCAAAGCCGACCTGATTGGCGCACAGCGCCACGCCGAGGAATTGGAAGCCGCGCTGTCCGGTGCGCTGGACGAGCAATCCGACCGCAAGGACGCCGTCGACCAGGCGCTGCTGGCCCTGCACGAGTCCGACCAGGCGCTGATGACGATCTACGACCGCCTCGGCCGCCTCGGCCAGGCCGCACGCGCCGCAGCCGGGGACAGTGAGCGGCTCCTGCGGCAGCGCAGCGCGGCTGAAGCGGGCCGCGCGGAATCGCTCACCGCGCTGGCCGAATTGGAAGACCGCCTGCGCGCGGTCGAAGTCGAGCAGGACGATTCCGAAATGGCCTCGGCCGGAACCGAATCCGCGGGTCGCGAGCGCGAAGAGGCGGCCGCCGCGCTGGCCGAGGCACGCTCGATGGAGGTGGAGGCGCGCCTGGCGGTGCGCACCGCCGAGGAACGCGCGGAATCGGTGCGCGGCAAAGCGGATTCGCTGCGCCGTGCCGCCCGCGCCGAACGCGAGGCTCGGGCCCGCGCCGAACGCGCGCACGCCGCCCGCAGGCAGGCCGCCGAAGTGGCGGCGGCCGTCGCCGAATCCGGTGCGCGCATCGCCGCCGAGCTGGAGAAAGTCGTCGCCGAGGCGAGTGCCCGGCGCGACGAACTGGTGCGCCGTCGGACCGAGGCCGCCGCGCAGGTCGAGCAGATCAAGGAACGGGTGCGCGTACTCGGCACGCAGCTGGCTCAACTCACCGACGCCGTGCACCGCGACGAGGTCGCCAAAGCCCAAGCGGCACTGCGCATCGAACAGCTCGAAGCCAATATCTCCGAGCAGTTCGGCATCGCGCTCAACGACCTGATCGAGGAATACGGCCCCGACGTGCCGCTGCCCGCCAGCGACCTGGAATGGCAGGAATACGATCAGGCCCGGGAACGCGGTGAACAGGTCACCCCGCCCACCGCCATGCCCTACGACCGCGCCACCCAGGAGCGCCGCGCCAAACGCGCCGAGAAGGATCTGGCCACTCTCGGCAAGGTGAATCCGCTTGCGCTGGAAGAGTTCGCAGCGCTGGAAGAGCGCTACAACTTCCTGTCCACGCAGCTCGAGGATGTCAAGAGCGCCCGGAAGGATCTGCTGGACGTGGTCGCCGAGGTGGACGCCCGCATCCTGCAGGTGTTCACCGAGGCCTACGAGGATGTGGAACGCGAATTCGTCGGCGTCTTCGCGAAGCTGTTTCCGGGCGGCGAGGGGCGGCTGGTCCTCACCGACCCCACCGACATGCTCACCACCGGTATCGAGGTGGAGGCTCGCCCGCCCGGCAAGAAGGTCAAGCGTCTCTCGCTGCTCTCCGGGGGCGAAAAGTCGTTGACCGCGGTCGCTTTGCTGGTCGCCATCTTCCGCGCCCGCCCTTCCCCGTTCTACGTCATGGACGAGGTGGAAGCGGCCCTGGACGACACCAACCTGCGCCGCCTCATCGGCCTGTTCGAGCAGCTCCGGGAAAAGAGCCAGCTCATCGTCATCACCCACCAGAAGCCCACCATGGAGATCGCCGACGCCCTCTACGGCGTGAGCATGCGCGGCGACGGCATCACCCAGGTGATCTCCCAGCGCATGCGCGGGCAGAACCTGGTGGGCGCGGCGGCGAACTGA
- a CDS encoding nuclear transport factor 2 family protein, with product MDDFLAQYCAASVARDFDTMMKAVAPDAVLISPLSGRSVFRGHDDLRVLLTTVYSALSDSSWEPPIGTGDRRVILGHAKIGPVRLTDAMIVDLDADGRIRRFAPHLRPWLALTLVAIRLVPAMLRHPAVMRRSMQRRR from the coding sequence GTGGATGATTTCCTGGCTCAGTATTGCGCCGCTTCCGTGGCACGCGATTTCGACACGATGATGAAAGCGGTCGCGCCGGACGCTGTCCTGATCTCTCCGCTGTCCGGGCGGTCGGTCTTCCGCGGCCACGACGACCTCCGGGTATTGCTCACCACGGTGTACTCGGCGCTGTCCGACAGCAGTTGGGAGCCGCCGATCGGCACCGGGGACCGGCGAGTCATCCTGGGGCACGCCAAGATCGGGCCGGTGCGATTGACCGACGCGATGATCGTCGACCTGGACGCCGACGGTCGAATCCGCCGCTTCGCCCCGCACCTGCGCCCCTGGCTCGCGCTCACCCTCGTGGCGATCCGGCTGGTCCCGGCCATGCTCCGCCATCCGGCGGTCATGCGCCGCTCGATGCAGCGTCGGCGGTAG